One genomic region from uncultured Cohaesibacter sp. encodes:
- a CDS encoding alpha/beta hydrolase fold domain-containing protein: MVGKPDKALQEYAARFSYFPDPDANEPLEVSREKYTDVRRSLVGRHDDKITIVDTDFGRRFTPETIKAGPRKLILYIHGGGWRNCNVITHASAMADLAVLSEREVFGLSYPLAPEYTHPVAIDAVCAKIEKIAAEENCEIALAGDSAGANLALAAALRLRDEKKPVRIIALLLYYGCYRRLYDTRSHKAYGDGSNGLATAWMRALWNFYLPDDADPTYADLTDAEMHDLPPVYLCEAECDCLADDSRWLAGKLMEAGVKHYYDVYKSAVHGFIHYSKYYDPSYKALESAGRFLAMLDD, translated from the coding sequence ATGGTTGGTAAACCCGATAAAGCCTTGCAGGAATATGCTGCACGTTTTTCCTATTTCCCAGATCCGGATGCCAATGAGCCTCTTGAGGTCTCGCGTGAGAAATATACCGATGTGCGTCGGTCGCTCGTCGGGCGTCATGACGATAAAATCACGATTGTTGATACGGACTTCGGTAGACGATTCACTCCCGAAACAATCAAGGCCGGACCGCGCAAGCTGATCCTTTATATTCATGGTGGCGGGTGGCGCAATTGCAATGTCATCACTCATGCCAGCGCCATGGCAGATCTTGCCGTATTGTCCGAGCGCGAAGTGTTTGGCCTTAGCTATCCTTTGGCTCCAGAGTATACCCATCCAGTTGCGATTGATGCGGTATGTGCAAAGATCGAAAAAATTGCCGCCGAGGAGAATTGTGAAATTGCATTGGCGGGGGATAGTGCCGGGGCCAATCTGGCGCTCGCTGCTGCGCTGCGCTTGCGTGATGAGAAGAAGCCGGTGCGCATTATTGCTCTGCTTCTATATTATGGATGCTATCGTCGCCTGTATGATACGCGGTCTCACAAAGCTTATGGGGATGGTAGCAATGGGCTCGCCACTGCATGGATGCGGGCCTTGTGGAACTTCTATCTGCCAGACGATGCCGACCCGACCTATGCAGATCTGACAGATGCTGAAATGCATGATTTGCCGCCGGTCTATTTGTGCGAGGCGGAATGCGATTGTCTGGCCGACGATAGTCGCTGGCTGGCGGGCAAATTGATGGAGGCGGGCGTAAAGCACTATTATGATGTCTATAAAAGCGCCGTGCATGGATTCATTCACTACAGCAAATATTACGATCCTAGTTATAAGGCGTTGGAGTCTGCCGGGCGTTTTCTTGCCATGCTGGATGACTAG
- the dxr gene encoding 1-deoxy-D-xylulose-5-phosphate reductoisomerase, which translates to MSKTSSVDSSAQGSEGTPKIISVLGASGSVGDSALDIIAGSPDRYRVNALTANRNVGKLARAAVKAGARFAVVADEGFYADLKDALSGHDIEVGAGQSAVEEAAGRSADIVIGAIVGAAGICPTLAALKAGNQVALANKEALVCAGDLVMAETQRLGKPILPVDSEHSAVFQVYERENRAEISKIVLTASGGPFRTWGKDAIANASIEQALAHPNFSMGNKITIDSASMMNKGLELIEAHHLYGVSADKLKVVVHPQQIIHGMVAYSDGSLLAQLGAPDMRIPVAHCLAWPERAPANTDRISLVEIGQFTFEEPDYERFPCLRLAKEALEAGDSLPNIMNAANEIAVAAFLAGDIAFGGIAELVEKVMAEFVRRGEVGAARDVGDVLALDKAARGVARQMVS; encoded by the coding sequence ATGTCCAAGACTTCATCCGTTGATTCCTCCGCGCAAGGCAGCGAAGGCACGCCGAAAATCATTTCAGTGCTGGGGGCAAGCGGATCGGTTGGAGATTCTGCGCTCGACATCATTGCCGGTTCACCTGATCGCTATCGGGTCAATGCGCTGACTGCCAATCGCAATGTTGGCAAACTGGCGCGAGCCGCTGTCAAAGCCGGGGCTCGGTTTGCAGTCGTTGCGGATGAAGGCTTTTACGCCGATCTCAAGGATGCCTTGTCCGGCCATGACATTGAAGTCGGGGCTGGGCAGAGCGCTGTTGAAGAGGCGGCGGGGCGTTCTGCTGATATCGTGATCGGTGCGATTGTGGGCGCTGCGGGCATTTGTCCAACGCTGGCGGCTCTCAAGGCGGGCAATCAGGTGGCGCTCGCCAACAAGGAAGCGCTTGTGTGCGCGGGTGATCTGGTGATGGCCGAAACGCAGCGGCTCGGTAAGCCGATCTTGCCGGTCGATTCAGAACATAGCGCCGTGTTTCAGGTCTATGAGCGTGAAAACCGAGCGGAAATTTCCAAGATTGTGTTGACCGCGTCTGGCGGCCCTTTTCGAACATGGGGCAAGGATGCCATAGCCAATGCATCGATTGAGCAGGCTTTGGCGCATCCCAATTTTTCCATGGGCAATAAGATCACCATCGACAGTGCGTCAATGATGAACAAGGGGCTGGAGCTGATCGAGGCGCACCATCTTTATGGGGTCTCTGCGGATAAGCTGAAGGTCGTTGTCCATCCCCAGCAGATCATTCATGGCATGGTGGCCTATAGTGACGGTTCTTTGCTTGCGCAGCTCGGTGCGCCGGACATGCGCATTCCGGTTGCTCATTGCCTTGCATGGCCAGAGCGGGCGCCTGCCAATACAGATCGTATTTCTCTTGTTGAGATTGGGCAATTTACCTTTGAAGAGCCGGACTATGAGCGGTTTCCCTGTTTGCGCCTTGCCAAAGAGGCGCTTGAGGCCGGAGACAGCCTGCCCAACATCATGAATGCTGCCAACGAGATTGCTGTTGCGGCCTTTCTTGCCGGTGATATTGCGTTTGGCGGTATTGCTGAGCTTGTCGAAAAGGTTATGGCGGAGTTTGTTCGTAGGGGTGAAGTCGGAGCCGCAAGGGATGTCGGCGATGTTCTTGCCCTCGATAAGGCCGCCCGAGGCGTTGCACGGCAGATGGTAAGCTGA
- a CDS encoding phosphatidate cytidylyltransferase: MNYTGEAVLDSLKKPAGEAEDKTQKTSLWSDLMVRLASGVILAAAAFAVTWWGGVAFALFFGAVTILIYREWLSMVGEAPAQTPALTGYIVIIGSLFCFYFTDWQAGLAIPAFGAGYLFFARCSYRTARWCGLGILYAAAFGGAIFLLRQDPDYGLQAILVLFALVWGTDVSAYFVGKYVGGPKLWRRVSPKKTWSGSVGGLVLGTGFSAFVAVLLGIVPDMRLVALLGGLSVLSQVGDLAESQMKRMFDVKDSGTLIPGHGGVMDRVDGLLFAVVAAALIGVALGDVHSVATGFLIQ; the protein is encoded by the coding sequence GTGAACTATACGGGAGAAGCTGTTCTGGACTCTTTAAAGAAACCCGCAGGCGAGGCTGAAGACAAGACGCAAAAGACAAGCCTCTGGTCTGATCTGATGGTCAGACTTGCGTCGGGTGTTATTCTGGCTGCAGCTGCCTTTGCTGTTACATGGTGGGGCGGTGTTGCATTCGCCCTGTTCTTTGGGGCTGTCACCATCCTGATTTATCGTGAATGGTTGAGCATGGTGGGCGAAGCGCCTGCTCAGACGCCCGCCCTGACAGGCTATATCGTCATTATAGGCTCGCTATTCTGCTTCTATTTCACAGACTGGCAAGCCGGGCTTGCGATCCCCGCATTTGGTGCGGGATACCTGTTTTTTGCCCGCTGTTCTTATCGGACTGCGCGCTGGTGTGGCCTTGGTATTCTTTATGCCGCTGCTTTTGGTGGTGCCATCTTTCTGCTCAGGCAAGATCCGGACTATGGTCTGCAAGCCATCTTGGTGCTGTTCGCGCTGGTTTGGGGCACGGACGTTTCGGCCTATTTCGTTGGTAAATATGTCGGCGGGCCAAAGCTGTGGCGCCGTGTCTCTCCCAAAAAGACATGGTCGGGTTCCGTTGGCGGGCTCGTTTTGGGGACCGGTTTTTCCGCATTCGTGGCTGTGCTTTTGGGCATTGTGCCGGATATGAGGCTGGTTGCATTGCTCGGTGGACTTTCTGTGCTCTCACAGGTGGGGGATCTTGCAGAGTCACAAATGAAGCGTATGTTTGACGTCAAGGATTCCGGCACTCTCATTCCCGGCCATGGCGGCGTCATGGACCGCGTCGATGGGTTGCTTTTTGCGGTCGTCGCTGCGGCCCTGATCGGGGTTGCCCTTGGTGATGTTCATTCTGTGGCAACCGGTTTTCTGATTCAGTAG
- a CDS encoding isoprenyl transferase, whose protein sequence is MRYADTSVTGNMAIPRHLAVIMDGNGRWAQERKLTRTQGHRQGVVAVREIVSNAIEFNIEYLTLFAFSSENWSRPQSEVRDLLGLLKLFINKDLATLHKQNVRVLVIGSRDGLERDIAALLDKAERRTQENTGLTLQIAFNYGARHEIVDMVKSLAHEVEEGRLTASAIDEALVSQSLYTGSVPDPDVILRTSGEQRLSNFLLWQAAYSEFIFVDCYWPDFDRQQLELALVEYGRRNRRFGRVGVDDVELNQAALVSGG, encoded by the coding sequence ATGCGTTATGCGGACACTTCTGTTACAGGAAATATGGCCATACCTCGCCATTTGGCAGTTATAATGGACGGCAATGGTCGGTGGGCGCAGGAGCGCAAACTGACCCGCACACAAGGCCATCGTCAGGGCGTTGTTGCCGTTCGTGAAATAGTCTCCAATGCTATTGAGTTCAATATTGAATATCTGACGCTCTTTGCTTTCAGTTCAGAGAATTGGTCGCGCCCCCAATCCGAGGTTCGCGATTTGTTGGGGCTGCTCAAGCTCTTTATTAACAAGGACCTGGCCACCCTGCATAAGCAAAATGTGCGGGTTCTGGTGATTGGTAGTCGCGACGGTCTGGAACGCGATATTGCCGCGTTGCTTGATAAAGCTGAGCGGCGCACGCAGGAGAATACCGGCCTGACGTTGCAAATTGCGTTTAACTATGGCGCCCGGCATGAAATTGTCGATATGGTGAAATCTTTGGCCCATGAGGTCGAAGAGGGGCGTCTGACGGCCTCTGCTATCGATGAAGCGCTTGTTTCTCAATCTCTTTACACTGGCTCTGTGCCTGATCCTGATGTGATTTTGCGCACCAGCGGCGAGCAACGGTTGAGTAACTTCCTTCTCTGGCAGGCCGCCTATTCAGAGTTCATTTTCGTCGATTGTTACTGGCCGGATTTCGATCGGCAGCAATTGGAATTGGCGCTGGTGGAATATGGCCGGCGCAATCGTCGCTTTGGTCGCGTGGGTGTCGATGATGTGGAGCTCAATCAGGCTGCACTCGTCTCAGGCGGGTAA
- the frr gene encoding ribosome recycling factor gives MSAEELDLDDLERRMKGAVSVLKTELSGLRTGRASMALLDPITVEAYGQTMPINQVGTVSVPEPRMLSIQVWDKGMVGAVEKAIRESNIGINPVTDGQLLRLPIPELNQERRQEMVKIAHSYAENAKVSVRHVRRDGMDMCKKAEKDGMSEDDVRLYNDEIQDLTNKYVAEIDTMASSKEAEIMQV, from the coding sequence ATGTCTGCCGAAGAACTGGATCTTGATGACCTTGAACGTCGCATGAAGGGGGCTGTATCTGTTCTGAAAACAGAATTGTCCGGGCTGAGAACCGGACGCGCATCGATGGCTCTTCTGGACCCTATTACGGTGGAAGCTTATGGCCAGACCATGCCGATCAATCAGGTGGGTACGGTTTCCGTGCCAGAGCCGCGCATGCTGTCTATCCAAGTTTGGGACAAGGGCATGGTTGGCGCTGTTGAAAAGGCGATTCGTGAGTCCAACATCGGCATCAATCCGGTCACCGATGGTCAGTTGCTTCGTCTTCCTATTCCTGAACTGAACCAGGAACGTCGTCAGGAAATGGTCAAAATTGCCCATTCTTATGCCGAGAATGCGAAAGTATCTGTGCGCCATGTGCGTCGTGATGGCATGGATATGTGCAAGAAGGCCGAAAAAGACGGTATGAGCGAGGATGATGTCCGTCTTTACAATGACGAGATTCAGGATCTGACCAACAAATATGTTGCCGAAATCGACACGATGGCTTCCAGCAAGGAAGCGGAAATCATGCAGGTTTAG
- the pyrH gene encoding UMP kinase produces MGNLKYKRVLLKVSGEALMGEQSFGIDQTMVARVAQEIADVRALGAEVGVVIGGGNIFRGVSVAAKGGDRVRGDHMGMLATVMNVLAMATALESIDVPVIAMSAIAMDEICEQFTQRAAKAYLAEGKIVLFAAGTGNPFVTTDSGAALRAAEMQCDAVFKGTQVDGIYSADPLKNPDAIRYDEISYTEVLKQGLKVMDAAAIALAQEANIPIIVYSLHEPNGIVEILQGRGRATVVSGQ; encoded by the coding sequence ATGGGTAATTTGAAATATAAACGCGTCTTGCTGAAGGTGTCGGGCGAAGCATTGATGGGGGAACAGTCCTTCGGGATTGACCAAACAATGGTGGCGCGCGTCGCTCAAGAGATTGCTGATGTGCGGGCGCTTGGTGCCGAGGTTGGTGTCGTTATTGGTGGTGGCAACATCTTTCGGGGTGTTTCTGTTGCCGCCAAGGGCGGAGACCGGGTCCGTGGCGACCATATGGGCATGCTGGCAACGGTGATGAATGTGCTGGCGATGGCCACCGCGCTTGAGAGCATCGACGTTCCTGTCATTGCCATGTCTGCTATCGCCATGGACGAGATTTGTGAGCAGTTTACCCAGCGTGCTGCCAAGGCTTATTTGGCTGAAGGCAAGATCGTGCTTTTTGCAGCCGGCACCGGCAATCCGTTCGTTACGACAGATTCGGGCGCAGCCCTGCGCGCAGCCGAAATGCAATGTGATGCCGTCTTCAAAGGCACTCAGGTAGACGGGATTTACTCGGCGGATCCTCTGAAAAACCCTGATGCTATCCGTTATGATGAGATCAGTTATACAGAAGTCCTCAAACAAGGGCTGAAGGTTATGGATGCAGCTGCGATTGCGCTTGCTCAAGAGGCAAATATCCCGATAATTGTTTATTCATTGCACGAACCGAACGGGATTGTTGAAATTCTGCAGGGGCGTGGGCGCGCGACGGTCGTCTCCGGCCAATAG
- the tsf gene encoding translation elongation factor Ts: protein MAITASMVKELREVSGAGMMDCKKALGETDGDMEAAIDWLRTKGLAKAAKKSGRVAAEGLIAIAGEGNKAALAEVNAETDFVSRNEQFQELARNIASVVVEAGDKLEDILAAQYPGGGTVEETITNAVATIGENMNLRRGTVLSVDKGVVASYMHSATAPGLGRLGVLVALESEGDAEKLEALGKQVAMHIAATNPLAATTEEVDPTAIEREKAVFSEQAKASGKPDNIIEKMVEGRMRKFFEEVVLLKQTFVIDGENTVEQAIKNAEKEVGAPIKLVSFARFALGEGIEKKEEDFAAEVAAAAGN from the coding sequence ATGGCGATTACAGCATCAATGGTTAAAGAGCTCCGCGAAGTTTCCGGCGCGGGCATGATGGACTGCAAAAAGGCCCTGGGCGAAACCGACGGTGATATGGAAGCCGCAATCGACTGGTTGCGCACCAAAGGCTTGGCGAAAGCTGCGAAAAAATCCGGTCGTGTTGCCGCTGAAGGGCTGATTGCTATTGCTGGCGAAGGCAATAAGGCTGCTCTTGCAGAGGTTAATGCCGAAACCGACTTCGTTTCCCGTAACGAACAGTTCCAGGAACTGGCTCGCAACATCGCATCTGTCGTTGTTGAAGCTGGCGATAAACTGGAAGACATTCTGGCTGCACAATATCCTGGCGGTGGCACGGTTGAAGAAACCATCACCAACGCTGTTGCAACCATCGGTGAAAACATGAACCTGCGTCGTGGCACGGTTCTTAGCGTAGACAAGGGCGTTGTTGCTTCCTACATGCACTCCGCTACGGCTCCTGGCCTTGGACGTCTTGGCGTTCTGGTTGCTCTGGAATCCGAAGGCGATGCAGAGAAGCTCGAAGCGCTTGGCAAGCAGGTTGCCATGCACATCGCAGCAACCAACCCGCTGGCTGCAACCACCGAAGAAGTTGATCCTACTGCTATCGAACGCGAAAAAGCTGTGTTCTCCGAACAGGCTAAAGCGTCTGGCAAACCGGACAACATCATCGAAAAGATGGTTGAAGGTCGTATGCGCAAATTCTTCGAAGAAGTTGTTCTGCTCAAGCAGACCTTCGTTATCGATGGCGAAAACACCGTTGAACAGGCTATCAAAAACGCTGAAAAAGAAGTCGGCGCGCCAATCAAACTGGTTTCCTTCGCTCGCTTCGCTCTTGGCGAAGGCATCGAGAAGAAAGAAGAAGACTTTGCTGCTGAAGTTGCCGCTGCTGCCGGTAACTAA
- the rpsB gene encoding 30S ribosomal protein S2 — protein MALPEVSMRSLLEAGVHFGHQTHRWNPKMGKYIFGARNNIHIIDLSQTVPLMNEALKAVSDTVARGGRVLIVGTKRQASGPVAEAAKAAAQYYVNSRWLGGMLTNWKTITQSIQRLRKLDELLEGEGKGFTKKERLTLTRERDKLERALGGIKDMGGVPDLIFVIDTNKEDIAIHEARRLGIPVAAVVDTNCDPDGIDFPVPGNDDASRAISLYCDMIVAAAIDGISRSAGDVGIDLGESEDGLLEAALDDEDGEEAAAPEAAAEEKAE, from the coding sequence ATGGCACTTCCTGAAGTATCCATGCGCTCGCTGCTTGAAGCAGGTGTGCATTTTGGTCACCAGACCCACCGCTGGAACCCGAAAATGGGCAAATACATTTTCGGCGCTCGCAACAACATCCATATCATCGACCTGTCCCAGACCGTTCCTCTGATGAACGAAGCTCTGAAAGCTGTGTCTGATACCGTTGCTCGTGGCGGTCGCGTTCTGATCGTTGGCACCAAGCGTCAGGCTTCTGGTCCTGTTGCTGAAGCAGCTAAAGCTGCTGCCCAGTATTATGTGAACTCCCGTTGGCTCGGCGGCATGCTGACCAACTGGAAGACCATCACCCAGTCCATCCAGCGCCTGCGCAAGCTCGACGAGCTGCTTGAAGGCGAAGGCAAAGGCTTCACCAAGAAAGAACGCCTGACCCTGACCCGCGAACGCGATAAACTGGAACGCGCTCTGGGCGGTATCAAGGATATGGGCGGTGTGCCTGACCTGATCTTCGTGATTGATACCAACAAGGAAGACATCGCAATTCATGAAGCCCGCCGTCTGGGTATTCCTGTTGCTGCTGTTGTTGATACCAACTGCGATCCTGATGGCATCGACTTCCCGGTTCCGGGTAACGATGACGCTTCCCGCGCTATCTCTCTTTACTGCGACATGATCGTTGCTGCTGCCATCGATGGTATCTCCCGTTCTGCTGGCGATGTTGGCATTGATCTTGGCGAATCCGAAGATGGCCTGCTTGAAGCCGCTCTGGATGACGAAGACGGTGAAGAAGCTGCTGCTCCTGAAGCCGCTGCTGAAGAAAAAGCCGAATAA